From a single Mangifera indica cultivar Alphonso chromosome 19, CATAS_Mindica_2.1, whole genome shotgun sequence genomic region:
- the LOC123202843 gene encoding uncharacterized protein LOC123202843, which produces MNAPRASMTLHHNSPPLMIITQVFSISFILLIHSLLPALALVASNNDDPSSLVNSVCEETTQCSYKDCVAALALDPKALSTTNVKLLAKIALNLAVSNSTSSLRYIDTMAKKEKSSPRLKSALEFCISQYQYTVNSFKSALSDLDVDPMTANYDAKVASDGASYCADKLKSEGFQSKDVDSVKARNNHVLIYSDIGFTVTNKMR; this is translated from the coding sequence ATGAATGCACCCAGAGCTTCAATGACTCTTCATCATAATTCTCCTCCATTGATGATCATAACACAagtattttctatttctttcatCCTACTAATTCACTCTCTTTTGCCGGCGCTCGCCCTCGTGGCATCCAACAACGATGATCCATCCAGTTTAGTCAATAGCGTTTGCGAAGAAACTACCCAATGTAGTTACAAGGATTGTGTAGCCGCTCTCGCATTAGATCCAAAAGCCTTGTCTACAACAAACGTGAAATTGCTGGCTAAGATAGCGCTAAACTTGGCTGTATCTAATTCCACAAGCAGCCTAAGATACATTGATACAATGGCAAAGAAGGAAAAATCTTCACCGAGACTGAAATCGGCACTCGAGTTCTGCATTTCACAGTATCAGTACACCGTGAATTCATTCAAAAGTGCTTTAAGCGACTTGGATGTAGATCCTATGACTGCAAATTATGATGCAAAAGTTGCTTCTGATGGTGCATCTTACTGTGCAGACAAACTGAAATCTGAGGGATTTCAATCTAAAGATGTGGATTCAGTTAAGGCTAGAAATAATCATGTGCTGATTTATAGTGACATCGGTTTTACGGTTACCAATAAGATGCGCTGA
- the LOC123202844 gene encoding helicase sen1-like, which translates to MIMCDAAFFHRPSRTLSVLNGLETTGERITADCKLSFGLRQPALIHNIIAKEEGLTDMMMEGEGSSSSKNRGVQNRDDGFINTLFSWSLDDICNENLFSHKVEKIPESFESVTQYLASFVYPLLEETRAQLFSPMETISRAPYAKVDVFRPHGSELLDVKIDYWRNRFSNNGKEPYKTLPGDILILADAKPETISDLERVGRMWSFLSVMKIAEDDIDSTSTYFKVKASKSTQQFDGEKSLFVIFLANITPNRRIWKSLNMSRNLRIINEVLCRNSVLEESCQVCSELNGGILYEKFGSGLSSTLNDSQLNAVLACLDGVRCDHKSSVQLIWGPPGTGKTKAVSMLLFTLLKTKCRTLTCAPTNVAITEVASRVLKLLKESIKTDDSGSETLLLPLGDILLFGSNERLKVGQEIEEIYLDYRVKKLSECFGTLTGWRHCFSSMMDLLEDCVFQYHIFLENKLIKKRESIDKNEVKENYSNMEMERDNEEFKSFLEFVRHRFKHTATPLRNCIFIFCTHIPKSFILESNFQNMVDLISLLDSFETLLFQKNVVSDELQELFSHSVVEEFFSSPGHRNYLLQKRRGECHTVLRNLHDSFSKLEFPSGMNKDSLKDFCFKTASVIFCTASSSFKLHYVGMEPLNFLVIDEAAQLKESESTIPLQLFSLNHTILIGDECQLPAMVKSKVWFMLFQQFW; encoded by the exons ATGATTATGTGCGATGCTGCTTTTTTCCATCGACCTAGTAGAACTTTAAGTGTCCTTAATGGTTTGGAAACTACTGGTGAGCGCATTACCGCGGATTGCAAGCTCAGCTTTGGGTTGCGCCAGCCAGCGCTCATTCATAACATTATTGCTAAAG AAGAAGGATTAACGGATATGATGATGGAAGGTGAAGGTAGTAGTAGCAGCAAGAATAGAGGAGTTCAAAATCGTGACGATGGCTTCATTAATACTCTCTTTTCTTGGTCTCTTGATGACATTTGTAACGAAAATCTTTTCAGTCATAAG GTGGAAAAAATTCCGGAATCATTTGAATCTGTCACTCAGTATTTGGCGTCATTTGTTTATCCTTTGTTGGAAGAAACACGAGCACAACTGTTTTCACCTATGGAGACCATTTCAAGAGCACCTTATGCTAAGGTGGATGTTTTTAGGCCCCATGGATCTGAGTTATTAGATGTTAAGATTGATTACTGGAGGAACAGGTTCAGTAACAATGGTAAAGAGCCATATAAAACTTTGCCGggggatattttaattttagcagATGCGAAACCTGAAACTATTTCCGACTTGGAGAGGGTTGGTAGAATGTGGTCTTTTCTATCAGTCATGAAAATCGCTGAGGATGATATTGATAGCACTTCTACTTACTTTAAAGTGAAGGCTTCAAAAAGCACCCAGCAGTTTGATGGAGAGAAATCATTGTTTGTGATTTTCTTGGCAAATATTACTCCTAACAGAAGAATATGGAAATCCTTGAACATGTCTCGAAATTTGAGGATAATCAATGAAGTTTTATGCAGGAATTCTGTG TTGGAGGAAAGCTGCCAAGTCTGTTCTGAACTGAATGGAGGCATCTTATATGAGAAATTTGGTAGTGGTTTATCATCAACATTGAATGATTCACAATTGAATGCAGTTCTTGCCTGTCTTGATGGAGTGCGTTGTGATCACAAGTCCTCTGTGCAACTTATATGGGGTCCCCCTGGAACAGGGAAAACTAAAGCTGTTAGTATGCTTCTCTTTACGCTGTTGAAAACAAAATGCAGAACCCTTACTTGTGCCCCGACGAATGTTGCAATTACAGAAGTTGCTTCTCGTGTTCTGAAGCTGCTGAAAGAATCGATTAAAACTGATGACTCTGGAAGTGAGACTCTGTTGCTTCCTCTTGGAGATATTCTCTTGTTTGGGAGTAATGAGAGACTCAAAGTTGGTcaagaaatagaagaaatatATTTGGATTATCGCGTCAAAAAGCTTTCAGAGTGTTTTGGTACGCTGACTGGCTGGAGGCATTGCTTCTCATCCATGATGGATTTACTTGAAGATTGTGTTTTTCAGTATCACATTTTCTTGGAgaataaattgataaagaagagagaaagcaTTGACAAAAATGAAGTCAAAGAGAATTACAGCAATATGGAAATGGAACGTGACAATGAGGAGTTTAAATCATTTCTTGAATTTGTGAGACATAGATTTAAACATACTGCCACTCCTCTTAGAAATTGTATATTTATCTTCTGCACTCATATACCCAAAAGTTTCATTTTGGAAAGTAACTTTCAAAATATGGTAGATCTTAtcagtttacttgattctttcgaAACTTTGTTGTTTCAAAAAAATGTAGTTTCTGACGAGCTGCAAGAGCTCTTTTCACATTCAGTAGTTGAAGAGTTTTTTTCATCACCTGGGCATAGAAATTACTTGTTGCAGAAAAGGAGAGGTGAATGCCACACAGTTTTAAGAAATCTTCATGATTCCTTTAGTAAACTTGAGTTTCCAAGTGGTATGAACAAAGATTCATTAAAAGATTTCTGCTTTAAAACAGCTTCTGTAATATTTTGCACTGCCTCTAGTTCATTTAAGCTGCATTATGTGGGCATGGAACCACTGAACTTTCTGGTCATTGATGAAGCGGCACAACTAAAAGAAAGTGAGTCGACAATACCGCTGCAACTGTTCAGCTTAAATCATACTATTCTCATTGGGGATGAGTGCCAATTGCCAGCAATGGTTAAAAGCAAGGTATGGTTTATGTTATTTCAACAGTTCTGGTGA